In Zingiber officinale cultivar Zhangliang chromosome 9B, Zo_v1.1, whole genome shotgun sequence, the genomic window atttattatattcaaGCGTTTGAAAACAAAACTCACAGCTGACTAAAAGCCACAAAGGTAATAAGATATCTTGCCGGGTCTTCTAAAGCAGCCCAGAGGCTTTTCTCATAAGAATCTTGTTGGATAGTTGAGTTCCCAGGCAATAACCCAAAGGGACCTTGTGAAGCATACTTATGTAATTTCCTCAAAATTCTTGGCATGACAAACCAAGCTATCAATGTAGCTGATACAGTCCCAGTGACCGGAATAACCACCTTCTGCAGATATGGTTGGGAATTATATAACTCTTGGAGATAAGGAATTGCATCATTGTATAAATCCTTAGCCTTCTTTTCTGCATCAAAAGCAATGTCTACAACTGATTGGCGAGCACGATCAAGCGTTACACTCCAATCAGTAGCTGCAGGATCTGTATTTCCACTGTCTAGTGATTCTGCATTTGCACCATTTTTAACACCAATTTGGAAGTCATCTCGCTTGCTTCCAGAATGTGATGAATATGTTCGATGGTGGAACTTTTTAATTAAGGAAGTTGGAGATGAGATATATCTGATCTTTACCATATTTTTGATTGACTGATTACTAACTGGAAGTGCAGTTGAAAATGTTCTACCATCAGTCCTAGAACACCAAGTtccagaaaaagaagaaagaactgACAATCTGCCTGTATTCCTTTCCATATGCTGCAGAGGCCAAACTGATGTAATATGTTTGATAGGTGGAAGGTTGTGTGATAAAGTAGAAGCAGGATTCATGGCCAATCGCGAATGTTCAAGTGTCGGGATGAATTGGTTAGTAATATTTGTCTTCCAGTAATGATCCCTGAATGACCTTGCAAATATTGCTCTCATACCAACCATGACTATATATTATCTGAATCAACTCCAAAGGTACTTTACCAAGTCTGACTACTTCAGACAGTGATTCtgcaagaagaagcagaagataaattacaaaaatattttttttttaacctaatGTGAAGACCTATTGCGAAAAATCAAACATCTGCATttcttcaaaaaattcattttgatcAATAATTCTTTGGAAAGGGTCATTTTGGTCATCAAAACTGAAAGAAAAATGTTGAGTCAAATTTTGTTTACTTTCTTTTGATCTtcgatgaaaaaaaaaatcaataattcatcttgccactaaaaataaacaaacaaactctccagaaattataaatttataatttatcttgTGGCATTCCATATGaccaaaataaacaaacaaactctCAAAAATAATTGTATCAAGTCATGTGAATACATGTATAAGAATTAATCAAACCCTAACTTACCTTTTAGAATTCTACCTACTATCAGAGATTATCCCTAATTTTATCCTTAGTTCCTAATCCCGTTACCCAAAACACCACAATCACGATATGCTGAGATGGAAGTCTCCACCCAGTCAATAGCGCACTGATTCCAGATTGCCATTTGAAGTGTCCACATGCTGATAAGATGGAATTCCTTCTCCGGCATCGCTCGTTCACTGCAAGCATATTCCTGATAGAGTAGGCAGGAAGAATTACTGCAGATAGGCTTAGCATTCGGGATCCCGACGAAGGAATACGAGTGTTTACTGATCGGAGAGTAAACTAAATTGGGTTTCAACAAATCCACTCAAGATCACCGTTCCCAGATCGCAGAGAAAGTTAAAATTGGTTACAACAAATCTACCCAAGATCAGCAAGCTCCCGAGAAATCCTTAGTTGGAACTAAGTATTTGCGACCGTACTAGAGAACAAAATCAACATGAGAAGTTTTCAGAAATCTACGAGGCGAGGGGGAAAAGCGAGTGAGACTGACCGTCGCAAACAATTGATCGATGCCTCCTCCTCCGCCCGTCAGATTCGAAGCTTGGTTGGGGGGTTTTGGCGGATCGGTGCTGGAGGCAGACTCAGTGGAGGCCAATTTATTACGAGCatttttctttttcaacaagccccgtaaaaaataaaaagaaaatcactctatttcttttataaaaaaaaatagacttgTATAGTTAATAAACATTTTTGCGAGACATTTTAGTCAAATAGTTGAAACATCAACCTTCTATAAGACCGGTTTGGGAGGTATATTATCCCTGGGGTCATGGTGGTAAGACATTTAAAGTGTCATTCAAATATTCACGATTTAAATCCAGTTACaacatatttataaaaaaaaaattttaaataagtggCGTAATTAAGGGATGTTGAGTTTCTGGGACTGATCGCAGTGTGTACTTcttgatttatcctgatgatcaatgaaaaaattttataagatcaATTACTCCAAAAATAATCAATGAGATTAACTAGAAGAATTCGATAGGTATATTCGAGTTGATACTCAACCGCATTTATTATTAGAGATGTATCATTCGATTCTGTGCTCATTGTTTTAGACAGATCATTCAGCTAAAACCAAATAAATCTTCATGATTTATCACTTCGCCTGTTTTTGCtactaaaagaagttcaaaattttccttccccttatttctccttccttctccttccctcGCCTCCTCCCAAACATACCATAAGTCACGTGACATTTGTTGGATGGACCTTATTTTGTTAAGTGATTTGAGTATTTAAAATTGGGTTTTAGTAAATTGCTACaaattttctcaaataaattatttcttttgtttttttatcgttaaatagaaattttaaaatgttaaacaGAAAAATAATAATGTAACTATGATTATTTGgcatttaaatatgattttactGAGTTAAATGTcagatttatttagctatttgcagTGAAAAAATGGCGCACTCTTTGACTATTTGAAACATCATATTAGAATTTTAAAGAGTAACTTTCATGCAGTTTGATGTTATCAAAACGGTAATGGAGCTCAATTGAACTCACAAACTAGGATGTTCAAGGTAAGGGCATAATGAGAGTTCATAGAGGCCAGTAATTTTATTGTTTACAGCTTCTTTGTCCTGCCTATAACTTTGTTGTGTCTAAAACCATTCTTGTTGAATTATTATTAAGAAATTTTTGGTCGATACTTGATtcatttttgtcaaaatttcaagATAATAATACTCTTGTGATATGTCATATATATGGTGTGTATTGTGATGGGCATTTTATAGGGCATACAACTTCCTTGTTAGTACAAAGATCTATTTCTGTAGTCTAACTGAGCTTTAAAATGTGGAATGCCACACACATTCATAATCATGACAAGTTTTACATTCTATCTGCACAGGAACTAGAGAGTGGTGAAGAGATTATCAGCTCAAAAAGAGTCCAACTCGATGAAGGTGTTCATTCATCAAGTTGGGTTGATGCGCCGTATAGTGCATCCGAAGAAGATTTCATGTTGGAGAAATACGCATCGCATGGACTTCAAGCAATAACTTCTCTTGATAGGACTAACAATTTAATATTGAAGAATGTTGAAATCTTGAAGAACATATACAAGatgacaaaagatgaatacgttcacCTCCAGTGTCTCCGTCAATTCATCCTAGGGtaaatacggaggaggtaaattatggacggctactagcctttggaatagtgactagcacataagggaggtatttacctcggttttgccgatattcgaaccccagacctcatgatggcaacacctcatgtgctagtcactagaCTCATTCAAGGGGACCGGCTGGCGAGCTTATATTTTCCTTGGCACAAACAAAAATCTCGGGAAGCTATTTTTGGgtagggctgcaaacgaatcgaaCCGGTTGGCGAGCTTTTCGAGCGtgctcgaaaaatattcgattcgtattcgaatttatctaATTTgaaccgaactcgaacatgttcgaactttttttcgaaCCGAACTCGAGTCCAAATTATATTATTCGAGCCGCTCACGaaccttaatatttattaatataagttaaatatatattaagtaAATAAATTTCGAGTCTTTCGAACCTATTTTCGAACAATAAGtcgaatagttcgcgaacatgttcgaatatttcgagccgaactcaaactcgagccctaattcgaaccgaactcgaactaaacattttgaatttttcgagcttcgaatcgagctcgaactcgaatatatctatttcgagccttaaatttttctacatattcggctcgattcgattcATTTACACCTCTATTTTTGGGAGCTCCAGTTCATGTCGGTCCAAGATTGTTGAAGAAAATGATGAATAGAAAGTGAACTATTGATTGAACTACTTACATGCTTTGCTTTATTGGGAACTTCCATCCCATCGGATGGGTCTAGTAGCTAGCGCATGAGGTAGTGTCATCATGAGATCTGGGATTttgtcgaggtaaatgtctctcttatgtgctagtcactatttcaaaaatTAGTAGACATCTGTGatatttatctcctccgtgttaacCTTAGAATGAATTGATGGAGACGCTGAGGACGAATATATTCATTTTTGTCAGGTTGATTGGGAACTCTCAttcctttgtttgtttattttttttaaacgacTTTCTTTTGCTCCTACAGCGTAGACGCATTAGACAGCAACAGGAAAAAAATCTTAaaagcatttttttaaaaaaataaaataaaatatttgtctcGCTACCGTAAAAGCGGATCGGGTTATATCACTATAGAATTCGCTTCATATTGGGGAGCGGGTACAAAATGATGTGGATATAGTGCGACGCACACGCCCCGCTTACTTTTCTCTTTACTGAAGTCGAGCTCACGCGCACGCTAATGGCGATGCCTTGGGCGACCGTGGTTTCTTCTCCTCCTGCTCCGGTTCCTCTCTGCCGTGCCTCTCCTTCGGTCTCTTGCATGAGAAACAGAAACCCTCTGTCAAAGCAGTACGCTTCTCTGTCGTGGTCTTCGTCAATCGCACTCGTCCCAATCGCCTCTCAGCAGCTCTGCAGAGGGCCCAAACAAAAGGTTTCTTCTTTTTTCCGCGACCAAATAGCATGCTAGAGGAATTCGTGGGCTCTAGGGTTTAGGGATTTTGGAAAATTTATGCCTTCGTACCTGAACATACTCACGATGCAGATTGCTGAATTAGGGCATGAATGCTGGTGTCCG contains:
- the LOC122024205 gene encoding mechanosensitive ion channel protein 1, mitochondrial-like; translation: MVGMRAIFARSFRDHYWKTNITNQFIPTLEHSRLAMNPASTLSHNLPPIKHITSVWPLQHMERNTGRLSVLSSFSGTWCSRTDGRTFSTALPVSNQSIKNMVKIRYISSPTSLIKKFHHRTYSSHSGSKRDDFQIGVKNGANAESLDSGNTDPAATDWSVTLDRARQSVVDIAFDAEKKAKDLYNDAIPYLQELYNSQPYLQKVVIPVTGTVSATLIAWFVMPRILRKLHKYASQGPFGLLPGNSTIQQDSYEKSLWAALEDPARYLITFVAFSQLGVMIAPTVTEYLSQAWRGAVVLSFIWFLHRWKTNFFSKALMTQTVVGLDRDKLLTLEKLSSLGLIILGVMGLAEALGVPVQSIVTVGGIGGVATAFAARDILGNLLSGLSLQFSKPFGVGDNIKAGSVEGQVVEMGLTTTSLINPEKFPVIVPNSLFSSQVIVNKSRAQWFASLTKIPVRIEDIEKIPLISEEIKSMLKGYPKVFLGKDAPYCYLSRIEYSFVELTLGCNLRSMRKDELFATEQDILLQAVRIIRQHGAELGSNLNDRTNF
- the LOC122025642 gene encoding uncharacterized protein LOC122025642 isoform X2 — protein: MAMPWATVVSSPPAPVPLCRASPSVSCMRNRNPLSKQYASLSWSSSIALVPIASQQLCRGPKQKIAELGHECWCPEIVFLHVRSLRMKFWEMNEITANQLVLFRLHGLADQKVKLQRDPIENHGSKEQTCTCDLSC